GCCGCCCTCGGGGAACTTACCGGCTACCTCGCCGGATGGAGCGGCACCGCCATCATCGCCGACACCCGGCGCTATGCCCGGGTGCGCGGCTGGATGGAGCGTTATGGCGCACTGACCGTTTTCTTGCTGGCTTACCTTCCCCTCCCCCTGATGGACTTTGCCGGGATCGCCGCCGGCGCGACCCGGATGCCAATTTCCCGTTTCCTCTTCTGGTGCTGGCTGGGTAAAGTGTGCAAAATGCTCACCGTCGCCTTCCTGGGCGCCAAAATGCTATAACTTTCCCTGCCCGCCGCCCCCCTGACTTCCGAGGCAACCATGAACCCCATTGACCACTACCTGGAAACCCACCTGGACGAAAGCATTGCCGAACTCAGCCGCTTCTGTGCCCAACCCAGCGTCGCCGCGCAAAACTGGGGCATTACCGAAGCCGCCGAAATGACGGCCGAAATGCTCCGCCGCCGCGGCTTCCGGGTCGAAATCATCCCCACGGGCGGTTCGCCGGTGGTCTATGCCGAGCGGGAAGGCCGCAACCGAGACCGCACCCTGCTGTTTTACAACCACTACGACGTGCAACCGCCCGAACCGCTGGAATTGTGGGAAAGCCCGCCCTTCGAACCCACCCTGCGCGACGGCAAGCTCTACGCCCGCGGCGTGAGCGACGACAAAGGGCAACTCGTCAGCCGCCTGTTCGCCCTCGACGCCGTGCTGGCGACCGAAGGGGAACTGCCCTGTAACGTCAAATTCGTCATCGAAGGCGAAGAAGAAGTCAGCAGCGTGCATCTGGAAGAGGCCATTCGCAGCCATGCCGAGAAATTTGCCGCCGACGCCTGCATTTGGGAATTCGGCGGCGTGGGGCAAAACGACGAACCGCACCAGGTCATGGGCATGCGCGGCATCTGCTATGTGGAACTCTCGGCAAAAACGGCTGAGGTCGACACCCACTCAGGCCTTACAGGCGGCATCTTCCCTAATGCGGCCTGGCGCTTAGTGTGGGCGCTCAACTCCCTCAAAGGCAGCGACGAGCGCGTGCGCAT
The sequence above is drawn from the Chloroflexota bacterium genome and encodes:
- a CDS encoding DedA family protein, whose amino-acid sequence is MKRAREVWRRWGASAVGLTLVTALSLLLYTHRATIVRFQAYGYPGLFLFALLTSASVVLPMPGLVLPYVLGAVLNPWGVALAAGTGAALGELTGYLAGWSGTAIIADTRRYARVRGWMERYGALTVFLLAYLPLPLMDFAGIAAGATRMPISRFLFWCWLGKVCKMLTVAFLGAKML
- a CDS encoding M20/M25/M40 family metallo-hydrolase; amino-acid sequence: MNPIDHYLETHLDESIAELSRFCAQPSVAAQNWGITEAAEMTAEMLRRRGFRVEIIPTGGSPVVYAEREGRNRDRTLLFYNHYDVQPPEPLELWESPPFEPTLRDGKLYARGVSDDKGQLVSRLFALDAVLATEGELPCNVKFVIEGEEEVSSVHLEEAIRSHAEKFAADACIWEFGGVGQNDEPHQVMGMRGICYVELSAKTAEVDTHSGLTGGIFPNAAWRLVWALNSLKGSDERVRIAGFYDPVVPPTPRDLELLAALPDPSEAYKQSAGVKTFIKGVQGGVALWKAALFDPTCTICGLTAGYQGPGSKTVLPARATAKVDFRLVPNQTPDEVLRLLRAHLDAHGFNDIEITCLGGEHPVKMGPDDPFINLVVEAARPVYGVPQQKIPLSGGSGPGWVFHHYLGVPIATAGIAYPGSNIHAPNENIRIDLYLKGARHIARVVQAFGRS